The following DNA comes from Moritella sp. 24.
AAAAAAACAGTACTTATGTCTATGTTAAATAACAATGTTATCAATAGTGTTAACGATGTTATCGGCTAAAGATAAAAAAAAGTTATTAGTAAATTAACTTGTTGTTCATGTAACGCTATCGTTATTGTCATAATTTGCATATAATACTCGGGATTTTTCCCCAGTAACCCTTTTAGTGAGAAAAAGTTAATGCATATAATGCGAGGAGCGCCAGCGCTTTCTGAGTTTCGTACTAGCAAGCTAGTCGAACGATGTAATGATGTAGGATTATCGGATATAACAATTTACGCGGAGTACATCCATTTTGTTGATGTAACTACCCCGCTCAGTGACAATGAACGGAGTGTCCTGGAAAAATTGTTGACCTACGGGCCAAGAATTGCAGAGCACGCTCCCGAAGGAACTCTCCTTCTCGTCACTCCTCGCCCCGGCACTATCTCTCCTTGGTCTTCAAAATCTACCGACATCGCAATCAACTGCGGTCTTTCTAACGTAAAACGTCTTGAACGTGGTATCGCGTACTACATCTCTTCAACTACTCCTCTAACACCAGCCCAACTACAAACTGCAGCAACACTTGTGCACGACCGTATGATGGAAACTGTGTTTGATCGTTTAGATGCAGCAGAGCAGTTATTTGTGCAAGCACAAGCGCGTCCATTAAAGTCTGTTGATATTTTAGAAGGCGGTCGAGAAGCACTTGAAGCAGCGAACGTTAAACTAGGTTTAGCATTGGCTGAAGATGAGATTGATTATTTGATTGCGAGCTTTACTCAGTTAAATCGTAATCCAAATGATATCGAATTAATGATGTTTGCCCAAGCAAACTCAGAGCATTGTCGTCATAAGATTTTTAATGCGGATTGGACTATTGATGGCCAAGACCAAGATAAATCATTATTCAAGATGATCAAGAACACCTTTGAACAAACGGGTGATCATGTTTTATCTGCGTATAAAGATAATGCATCTGTAATGGAAGGTTCAAAAGCCGGCCGTTTCTTCCCTGATCCACAAACTCAACAGTACGAATATCACCAAGAAGATATTCAAATTCTGATGAAAGTGGAAACGCATAATCACCCAACTGCAATCTCTCCTTGGCCTGGTGCCGCGACAGGTTCTGGTGGTGAGATCCGTGATGAAGGCGCAACGGGTCGTGGTTCGAAACCAAAAGCAGGTTTAGTAGGCTTTTCGGTATCTAACTTACGTATTCCAGCATTTGAACAGCCGTGGGAAACCGACTTTGGTAAACCAGGTCGTATCGTTAGTGCATTAGACATTATGCTAGAAGGTCCTTTGGGTGGCGCTGCATTTAATAACGAATTTGGTCGTCCTAACCTATTAGGTTATTTCCGTACTTATGAAGCTGAAGTTAACAGCCATAATGGTGTGGAAGTACGTGGTTACCACAAGCCAATTATGCTTGCTGGTGGTCTAGGTAATATCCGTGACCAGCACGTTCAAAAAGGTGATATCCCAGTTGGCGCGAAATTAATCGCACTAGGTGGTCCTGCAATGAACATTGGTTTAGGTGGCAGTGCTGCTTCATCAATGGACTCAGGTCAATCACACGAAGATTTAGATTTTGCTTCTGTACAACGTGAAAATCCAGAAATGGAACGTCGTTGTCAGGAAGTTATCGACCGTTGTTGGCAGATGGGTGAAGACAATCCAATTGCTTTCATTCACGATGTGGGCGCGGGTGGTTTATCAAACGCATTCCCTGAACTAGTACATGACGGTGGTCGTGGTGCTCAGTTTGAATTACGTGATATTAACAACGATGAACCAGGCATGTCACCGCTTGAAATTTGGTGTAATGAATCACAAGAACGTTACGTTATGGCTGTTGCGCCAGAAAACATGGCAACATTCGAAGCTATTTGTAAACGTGAACGTACGCCATTCTCAGTGGTTGGTGTTGCGACTGAAGAGTTGCATTTATCAGTAACGGATTCGTTATTAGACGAAACGCCAATTGATATGCCAATGGAAGTATTATTAGGTAAAGCACCTAAAATGCACCGTGAAGCTACAACACTTGTTACAGAAGGTGAAGCATTAGACTTTACTGGTGTAACGGTGAAAGATGCCGCTGAACGTTTATTACGTTTACCTGCAATTGCTGAAAAAACATTCTTGATTACGATTGGTGACCGCTCGGTAACGGGTTTAGTTGCACGTGATCAAATGGTTGGTCCTTGGCAGGTTCCTGTAGCCGATTGCGCAGTAACAGCAGCAAGTTTTGATACTTACGCTGGTGAAGCAATGGCTATCGGTGAACGTACGCCATTAGCATTGTTAAACTTCCCTGCATCTAGCCGTATGGCGGTTGCTGAAGCATTAACAAATATCGCAGCAACAGAGATTGGTGATTTAACTCGCATCAACCTTTCTGCTAACTGGATGTCTGCAGCTGGTCACCCAGGTGAAGATGCTGGTTTATATGCAGCGGTTAAAGCCGTTGGTGAAGAACTTTGTCCTGAATTGAACCTGACTATTCCAGTCGGTAAAGATTCAATGTCAATGAAGACACGCTGGGAAGATGAAGGTGAAAACAAAGAAGTTACTTCGCCATTATCACTGATTATTACTGCATTCGGTCGTGTGACTGACGTACGTAAAACAGTTACTCCACAGTTACGCACTGACAAAGGCGCGACAGACCTTATCCTTATCGATTTAGGTAATGGTCAAAACCGTCTGGGTGCATCTTCATTAGCACAAGTATACAAGCAACTGGGTCAACAGACGCCAGATGTAGATAGCGCTGAGCAGTTGAAAGGCTTCTTCGATGCGATGCAAGTACTCGTGAAAGAGCAATCTTTACTGGCTTATCATGACCGTAGTGACGGTGGTTTATTCTCAACAGTAACAGAGATGGCATTTGCTGGTCACTGTGGTGTTGATGTTGAACTTGATATGTTAGGTAATGATGATCTTGCTGCACTTTACTCTGAAGAGTTAGGTGCCGTTATTCAAGTATCTTCAGCATTAAAAGAACAAGTACTAACAACATTAGCAGGCCACGGTCTAGCTGCATGTTGTCATGTGATTGGTTCTACAAATGAAGATGACATGATTCGCTTCACGCGTAACGGTGAAAATGTATTAGCGGAAACGCGTACTCATTACCGTGCTATGTGGGCAGAAACAACGCTGAAAATGCAAGCGCTACGTGACAACCCAAGTTGTGCTCAAGAAGAGTTCGACCTTAAACTTGATGTGAAAGACCCTGGTCTAAACGTTAACTTAAGCTTCGATGTGAACCACGATATTGCGGCTCCTTACATCGCAACGGGTGTTCAACCTAAAATGGCAATCTTACGTGAGCAGGGTGTAAACTCGCAAACGGAAATGGCTGCTGCATTTGATCGTGCAGGTTTCGCTGCTCAAGATATTCACATGAGTGATATTCTTAGCGGTCGCGTTAACCTAGAAGACTTCGCGGGCTTAGTTGCTTGTGGTGGTTTCTCTTACGGTGACGTACTGGGTGCAGGTGAAGGTTGGGCTAAGTCAATCTTGTTTAACCCACAAGCGCGTGATCAGTTTGCTGCTTTCTTCGAACGTGAAGACAGTTTCTCACTGGGTGTATGTAATGGTTGTCAGATGTTATCTAACTTGGGTGAACTTATCCCAGGTTCAGAATTATGGCCACGTTTCGTGACTAACCAATCAGAACGTTTTGAAGCACGTTTCAGCTTGGTTGAAGTACCGAAAAATCCGTCAATATTCTTAGGTGACATGGCTGGTTCAAGAATGCCTATCGCTGTATCTCACGGTGAAGGTCGTATTGAATTACGCGATGATGCACATCTGCAAGCACTGCAAAACAGTGGTACAGTTGCGCTTAACTTCGTTGATAACTACGGTCAACCGACGACTCAATACCCATCTAATCCAAATGGTTCGCCATTAGGTATTACGGGTCTAACGACAACAGATGGTCGCGTAACTATCATGATGCCACACCCGGAACGTGTATTCCGTAGTGTGAGCAACTCATGGCATCCAGAAGAATGGGGTGAAGATAGCCCTTGGATGCGTATGTTCC
Coding sequences within:
- the purL gene encoding phosphoribosylformylglycinamidine synthase, whose translation is MHIMRGAPALSEFRTSKLVERCNDVGLSDITIYAEYIHFVDVTTPLSDNERSVLEKLLTYGPRIAEHAPEGTLLLVTPRPGTISPWSSKSTDIAINCGLSNVKRLERGIAYYISSTTPLTPAQLQTAATLVHDRMMETVFDRLDAAEQLFVQAQARPLKSVDILEGGREALEAANVKLGLALAEDEIDYLIASFTQLNRNPNDIELMMFAQANSEHCRHKIFNADWTIDGQDQDKSLFKMIKNTFEQTGDHVLSAYKDNASVMEGSKAGRFFPDPQTQQYEYHQEDIQILMKVETHNHPTAISPWPGAATGSGGEIRDEGATGRGSKPKAGLVGFSVSNLRIPAFEQPWETDFGKPGRIVSALDIMLEGPLGGAAFNNEFGRPNLLGYFRTYEAEVNSHNGVEVRGYHKPIMLAGGLGNIRDQHVQKGDIPVGAKLIALGGPAMNIGLGGSAASSMDSGQSHEDLDFASVQRENPEMERRCQEVIDRCWQMGEDNPIAFIHDVGAGGLSNAFPELVHDGGRGAQFELRDINNDEPGMSPLEIWCNESQERYVMAVAPENMATFEAICKRERTPFSVVGVATEELHLSVTDSLLDETPIDMPMEVLLGKAPKMHREATTLVTEGEALDFTGVTVKDAAERLLRLPAIAEKTFLITIGDRSVTGLVARDQMVGPWQVPVADCAVTAASFDTYAGEAMAIGERTPLALLNFPASSRMAVAEALTNIAATEIGDLTRINLSANWMSAAGHPGEDAGLYAAVKAVGEELCPELNLTIPVGKDSMSMKTRWEDEGENKEVTSPLSLIITAFGRVTDVRKTVTPQLRTDKGATDLILIDLGNGQNRLGASSLAQVYKQLGQQTPDVDSAEQLKGFFDAMQVLVKEQSLLAYHDRSDGGLFSTVTEMAFAGHCGVDVELDMLGNDDLAALYSEELGAVIQVSSALKEQVLTTLAGHGLAACCHVIGSTNEDDMIRFTRNGENVLAETRTHYRAMWAETTLKMQALRDNPSCAQEEFDLKLDVKDPGLNVNLSFDVNHDIAAPYIATGVQPKMAILREQGVNSQTEMAAAFDRAGFAAQDIHMSDILSGRVNLEDFAGLVACGGFSYGDVLGAGEGWAKSILFNPQARDQFAAFFEREDSFSLGVCNGCQMLSNLGELIPGSELWPRFVTNQSERFEARFSLVEVPKNPSIFLGDMAGSRMPIAVSHGEGRIELRDDAHLQALQNSGTVALNFVDNYGQPTTQYPSNPNGSPLGITGLTTTDGRVTIMMPHPERVFRSVSNSWHPEEWGEDSPWMRMFRNARVNLG